From Cryptosporangium phraense:
GCCCAGCCGCGGGCCTCCAGCTCCCGCCGCAGATCGTCGCGGGCCGGGAGCGGCAGCTGGATCGTGGGTGGCAGTTCGCGGGCCGCGTACCACTCGCGAACGGCATCCAGCGCGGCCTCGAGCGGGATGCCGGGATCGCCCAGCGGGAGCACCGAGTTCGCGCGGCCGGTCCAACCCCCGGCCGCCCGCAGCTGCCAGCCGCCCAGCGTCCCGGTGTCGAGCCCGCGCCAGCCCAGCGCGGCGATCCGTTCGAGCTCCAGCGCGTCGACCCGGGCCGGTACCCGCTTGGCCGCCACCACCTCGGCGACCGGCACCGCGACGTCGCCGGCCGCCGTTCTCACCACCACCCGCTGGCGATCCGCGTCCAGCTCGATAAGCTCCCCGAGAAGGTCGCCGAACTGCGGACGACCGTCGTTCTGCTCGCCGGGACCCGGCTCACCGAGAACGCGGCGAACGACGACACGGTGACCGACGTCCGCTGGGCGGAGCGACATCTGAAGACCCACCTCTGCATCAGGTTCCGCAGCCAGCGATACTAGATCCGCTACGGCGGCACTGCTCTGCAGCAATGATCCGAAAGCACAGCCGCCACCGCGCCTGGAAGGACTACCTACGTGACGTACGTCATCGCCGAGCCCTGTGTCGATGTCAAGGACAAGGCGTGCATCGAGGAGTGCCCCGTCGACTGCATCTACGAGGGGGAGCGGATGCTGTACATCCACCCCGACGAGTGCGTCGACTGCGGTGCCTGCGAGCCGGTGTGCCCGGTCGAGGCGATCTTCTACGAGGACGACGTGAAGGAAGAGTGGCGCGAGTACTACAACGCCAACGTCGTCTTCTTCGACGAGATCGGTTCGCCGGGTGGCGCGTCCAAGCTCGGGCTGATCAAGCACGACGCTCCGCTGGTGGCCGCGCTCCCGCC
This genomic window contains:
- a CDS encoding GNAT family N-acetyltransferase; its protein translation is MSLRPADVGHRVVVRRVLGEPGPGEQNDGRPQFGDLLGELIELDADRQRVVVRTAAGDVAVPVAEVVAAKRVPARVDALELERIAALGWRGLDTGTLGGWQLRAAGGWTGRANSVLPLGDPGIPLEAALDAVREWYAARELPPTIQLPLPARDDLRRELEARGWADQWGALVLVSSAAPLRRSGVPGLPPVTVDDEPDDAWLAAYQYRGNPLPPIARQVLVEGAAPGFASIRENGATLAICRTSVDEGWLGITAVEVDPAHRRRGLATHLLAGVVEQTAAENVYLQVDPENTAAVALYRKAGFRRHHIYRYYRPSV
- the fdxA gene encoding ferredoxin, producing MTYVIAEPCVDVKDKACIEECPVDCIYEGERMLYIHPDECVDCGACEPVCPVEAIFYEDDVKEEWREYYNANVVFFDEIGSPGGASKLGLIKHDAPLVAALPPQEGEH